Proteins from a single region of Dryobates pubescens isolate bDryPub1 chromosome 37, bDryPub1.pri, whole genome shotgun sequence:
- the LOC128899024 gene encoding kinesin-like protein KIF18B — MAVVPPPREGTVAVMVRVRPPAPGEGAAQHPVLRVLDHHTLVFDPEGSAGAPGGVLPAGRSRNPGKHQKFHFDRVFAEQATQEEVFQHTTHQMVDTILDGYNCSVFAYGATGAGKTYTMLGSEKSPGIIHLTMEELFRRLEARKEQKSYEVLVSYLEVYNEEIRDLLEPKGPLSIREDPERGAVVQGLSIQQPSSAEQLLQTLLRGSRNRTQHPTAANASSSRSHAILQVYVKQQDRAGGLGGAVRVAKMSLVDLAGSERAALAKTRGERLREGASINRSLLALLSVIQALAGAKGKQSHIPYRDSKLTRLLKDSIGGNCRTLMLAALSPSPLCCQDTLNTLKYASRAKEIQVSVSTSPHGRQLRGRSLGQAAAGCRRPPAAAGLPLEPLPD; from the exons atggcGGTGGTCCCTCCCCCCCGGGAGGGCACCGTGGCCGTCATGGTGCGAGTGCGACCCCCGGCCCCCGGCGAGGGAGCCGCGCAGCACCCGGTGCTGAGGGTGCTCGACCATCACACCCTCGTGTTCGACCCTGAGGGGTCTGCTGGTGCCCCCGGcggggtgctgcctgctggccgCAGCAGGAACCCAGGGAAACATCAGAAGTTCCACTTCGACCGGGTTTTTGCTGAGCAGGCCACCCAggaggaggtgttccagcacaCCACCCATCAGATGGTCGACACCATCCTCGATGGCTACAACTGCTCTG tgTTTGCCTATGgggcaacaggagcagggaaaaccTACACCATGCTGGGCTCAGAGAAGAGCCCTGGCATCATCCACCTCACCATggaggagctgttcaggaggcTTGAGGCTAGGAAGGAGCAGAAGAGCTATGAGGTCCTGGTCTCCTACCTGGAG GTCTACAACGAGGAGATCCGTGACCTGCTGGAGCCCAAGGGCCCTCTGTCCATCCGGGAGGATCCCgagagaggagctgtggttCAGGGTCTCTCCATCCAGCAG cccagctcggcagagcagctcctgcagacgctgctgaggggcagcaggaaccGCACGCAGCATCCCACCGCTGCCAACGCCTCCTCCTCCCGCTCCCACGCCATCCTGCAG GTCTACGTGAAGCAGCAGGACCGCGCCGGGGGCCTCGGCGGGGCTGTGCGGGTGGCCAAGATGAGCTTGGTCGACCTGGCCGGCTCGGAGCGAGCCGCGCTGGCCAAGACCAGGGGCGAGCGGCTGCGGGAGGGAGCCAGCATCAACCGCtcgctgctggccctgctcagcGTCATCCAGGCGCTGGCTGGGGCCAAG GGCAAGCAGAGCCACATCCCGTACCGGGACAGCAAACTGACGAGGCTGCTGAAGGACTCCATCGGCGGCAACTGCCGCACCCTGAtgctggctgccctcagcccctcgCCGCTCTGCTGCCAGGACACCCTCAACACGCTCAAGTATGCCAGCAGGGCCAAGGAGATCCAGGTCTCGGTGAGCACCTCGCCCCACGGCCGGCAGCTGCGGGGaaggagcctggggcaggctgctgcggGCTGCCGCcgcccccctgctgcagccggGCTGCCTCTGGAGCCCCTCCCAGA CTGA